The Bacillus spongiae genome segment ATTCTTTAGCAGGTGCTATACTGGGCTTTTTGGAAATATACTTAATTGTCTTTATTCTATTATATATTTCAGCACTTTTACCGATTGGGTTGATTCAGACGGCAATCAATGAATCTTTTATAGCCGAAATGATGATAAAACATACGCCAATTTTTTCTGACCAATTTAAAGAATGGTGGATTGAATACGTCTCGGCCCCTTAACTTCTCTATTATAATAGAGAAGTTTTTCTTTTGTTTTCTCTTTCTGATACTATAGATAAGAGAAGAAGTTCAGCGATAGGAGTGAAAATCGTGAGCGTGAATAAAAAGAGCATCATTCGTCTGTTAGAACAAATTGCTATTTATATGGAATTAAAAGGAGAAAATCCTTTTAAAATATCCGCTTTTAGAAAAGCGGCGGCATCCTTAGAAAACGATGACAGGTCGCTAAGTGAAATAAAGGATTTTACGAAAATAAGCGGGATTGGAAAAGGGACAGCTGCTGTTATTAGCGAATACATACAAGAAGGTACGTCATCAGTTTTACTAGAATTACAGCAGGAAGTCCCAAAAGGATTAGTCCCATTACTTCAGCTTCAAGGTTTGGGTGGAAAGAAGATAGCTAAGCTCTACAAAGAGCTTGGGGTGGAAAACATTGAGGATTTAAAGAGGGTATGTGAAGAAGGAAGGGTTCAAACTCTTTCTGGATTTGGAAAAAAAACTGAAGAAAAAATACTAGCTGCCATTGAAAAAGTAGGCTCACGCCCAGAACGACTCCCAATCGCTTATGTAACCCCTATTGCGGAGAAGCTGGAACGAAAGCTTAACGAAGTGAAGAGTATTCAAACCTTCTCGCGTGCAGGAAGCTTTAGACGTCTTAGGGAAACCGTTAAAGACTTAGATTATATTATTGCAACCGAACAACCTCAAGAAGTGAGGAACGAATTACTTTCATTTGAAGCAGTAAAAGAATCGATTTCAAACGGAGATACAAAGATCTCTTTAGTGTTTGACTTTGACTACGAAGTATCAGTGGATTTTAGACTTGTGAAACCAGAAGAATTCGCAACGGCCCTTCACCATTTTACTGGATCGAAGGATCATAACGTTCGAATGAGACAACTCGCGAAGGAAAGAGGAGAGAAAATTAGTGAATATGGAGTGGAAATCATCGAGACAGGTGAGATTCTTACCTTTGCAGAAGAAGCTGATTTTTTCGCACACTTTGATCTTCCGTGGATTCCACCAGAACTTCGTGAAGATGGAACGGAAATAGATGAAACCGCTAAATGGGAAGGCTTAATTCATTCAGGTGACATTAAGGGCGATCTTCACATGCACTCGACGTGGTCGGATGGCGCCTACTCCATTGAAGAAATGGTGAATGAATGCAGAAGACTTGGCTATCAATATATGGCCATTACCGACCACTCTCACTATTTAAAAGTAGCAAACGGATTATCACCAGAGCGGGTTCGTCAGCAAATAACAGAAATTCGAAGGCTGAATGATAAATACGAAGATATTTTAATATTGGCAGGAATAGAGATGGATATTCTGCCAGATGGAACATTGGATTATGATGATGAATTATTAAATGAATTAGATATTGTAATAGCCTCCATTCATTCAAGCTTTTCACAACCACGAGAAACAATCATGAAACGACTAACGACAGCGCTTGAAAATGCTCACGTCGATATCATTGCGCACCCAACAGGACGATTAATCGGACGTAGAGAAGGTTATGATGTCGATATGGATATGCTTATTGAGCTTGCAAAGAAAACCAATACCGCTTTAGAACTTAATGCGAATCCGAATCGACTTGATTTATCGGCCAAAAATATACAAAAGGCTCAAGAGGCTGGTGTGAAGCTAGTGATTAATACTGATGCTCATAGTACAGAGCATTTTGCGTTTATGGAATTAGGCATTAAAACAGCGAAAAAGGGCTGGGTGTTATCAAAGAATGTCCTAAATGCTAGCTCGCCAAAGGAGCTCCTTGCATTCTTAAATAGAAATAACGACAGATAATAGGAGAAGGAAAACTGAAATGAATAAAAAGGTTTTAAGAACATTAGAATTTGATAAAGTAAAAGAACAACTCTTGGCGTTTGCCTCTTCCTCTCTTGGAAAAGAAAAAGTTGAGAATTTATTGCCTTCCTCTTCGTTAGAGGAGGTACAGAAGTGGCAAGCAGAGACAGATGAAGCCGCGACTGTCCTTCGCCTTAAAGGGCATATTCCATTAGGTGGGATTTTCAATATTCGTCCACATGTTAAACGAGCAGAGATTGGTGGAGTGTTAAGCCCACAAGAACTAGTCGAAACAGCGAGTACGATTTATGCGAGCAGAATGATCAGACAATTTATTGATCAGCTAGTAGAAGATGGAGAAGTTTTGCCTATCCTTGAGGAAAAAATACAAGGAATGGCGATTTTAACGCCACTTGAGAAGGAAATTAAAGAATCAATCGATGAAAATGGAGCAGTATTAGATAGTGCGAGCTCAAATTTAAAAAGTATACGCACACAATTACGTATGACAGAAAGTAGAATTCGTGAAAAACTTGAAGGAATGGTCCGTTCAAAAAATGCCCAAACGATGCTGTCAGACGCGATCATTACCATTCGTAATGACCGGTTTGTCCTTCCAGTTAAACAAGAATATCGAGGGCATTACGGCGGGATTATTCATGACCAGTCAGCCTCAGGACAAACCTTGTTTATTGAACCAGAAGCCATTGTTCAATTAAACAATAGCTTGCGCGAATGGAAACTAAAAGAGCAAGAAGAAATTGAAAAAATCTTATTAGAGTTAACGCTTAAAGTAAGTGACCATGCAGTGGAGCTTATCGAAGTGGTGAAGGTGCTCGCAGAGATTGACTTTATGTTCACAAAAGCAAAGTATGGGAAAACAATTAAAGGAACAAAGCCTATTATGAATGCCTCCGGTATAATAAAGCTTCATAAAGCTCGTCACCCACTGTTACCAATCGATGAGGCAGTTCCGAATGATATATACTTAGGGGAAGAATTTACGTCCATTGTGATTACTGGACCGAATACCGGTGGTAAAACGGTGACATTAAAAACAATGGGCCTTTGTACATTGCTTGCTCAAGCTGGCTTACAAGTGCCTGCACTTGATGGTTCTAGGCTAGCTGTGTTTTCAAACGTATTTGCAGATATTGGTGATGAGCAGTCAATTGAGCAAAGCTTATCTACCTTTTCTTCTCACATGGTTAATATTGTTCAAATACTCAAAGAAGTTACACATGATAGTTTAGTTTTATTTGATGAACTCGGAGCGGGAACAGACCCTCAAGAAGGTGCAGCATTAGCCATTTCTATTCTTGACACCGTGTATAGTAAAGGGGCACGGGTTGTTGCAACGACTCATTACCCTGAATTAAAAGCGTACGGTTATAATCGTGAAGGCGTTGTAAACGCTAGTGTAGAGTTTAGTATTGAAACGTTAAGTCCAACGTACCGATTATTAATTGGGGTGCCTGGGAGAAGTAACGCTTTTGAAATTTCTAATCGCCTTGGTTTACCTGAAGACGTGATTACCCACGCAAAAGGTCATATTGGTACAGATAGTAAACAAGTTGAAAGTATGATTGCATCTTTGCAGGATTCTAAACGAAATGCCGAAAAAGAAGAAAAAGAAGCAAGAGAGCTGATGCGTCAAGCAGAAAAGCTGCATAAAGATTTACAGAAGCAAATGATTCAGTATTATGAAAAAGAAGACGAACTGAATGAAAAGGCGAAAAT includes the following:
- a CDS encoding endonuclease MutS2, producing MNKKVLRTLEFDKVKEQLLAFASSSLGKEKVENLLPSSSLEEVQKWQAETDEAATVLRLKGHIPLGGIFNIRPHVKRAEIGGVLSPQELVETASTIYASRMIRQFIDQLVEDGEVLPILEEKIQGMAILTPLEKEIKESIDENGAVLDSASSNLKSIRTQLRMTESRIREKLEGMVRSKNAQTMLSDAIITIRNDRFVLPVKQEYRGHYGGIIHDQSASGQTLFIEPEAIVQLNNSLREWKLKEQEEIEKILLELTLKVSDHAVELIEVVKVLAEIDFMFTKAKYGKTIKGTKPIMNASGIIKLHKARHPLLPIDEAVPNDIYLGEEFTSIVITGPNTGGKTVTLKTMGLCTLLAQAGLQVPALDGSRLAVFSNVFADIGDEQSIEQSLSTFSSHMVNIVQILKEVTHDSLVLFDELGAGTDPQEGAALAISILDTVYSKGARVVATTHYPELKAYGYNREGVVNASVEFSIETLSPTYRLLIGVPGRSNAFEISNRLGLPEDVITHAKGHIGTDSKQVESMIASLQDSKRNAEKEEKEARELMRQAEKLHKDLQKQMIQYYEKEDELNEKAKIKATQIVEKAKEEAEEIVRELRQLRIQKGAEVKEHELISAKKRLEDATPQIQKKVKAKSSQKTARTLKPGDEVKVHSFNQKGSLLKKVSDTEWQVQMGIMKMKVKESDLEFIKGEKVVESKPLATVKGKDFHVGLELDLRGERFENALVRVEKYLDDALLAGYPKVSIIHGKGTGALRHGVQEFLKNHRSVKRVRLGEAGEGGSGVSVIEFK
- the polX gene encoding DNA polymerase/3'-5' exonuclease PolX; translation: MVSVNKKSIIRLLEQIAIYMELKGENPFKISAFRKAAASLENDDRSLSEIKDFTKISGIGKGTAAVISEYIQEGTSSVLLELQQEVPKGLVPLLQLQGLGGKKIAKLYKELGVENIEDLKRVCEEGRVQTLSGFGKKTEEKILAAIEKVGSRPERLPIAYVTPIAEKLERKLNEVKSIQTFSRAGSFRRLRETVKDLDYIIATEQPQEVRNELLSFEAVKESISNGDTKISLVFDFDYEVSVDFRLVKPEEFATALHHFTGSKDHNVRMRQLAKERGEKISEYGVEIIETGEILTFAEEADFFAHFDLPWIPPELREDGTEIDETAKWEGLIHSGDIKGDLHMHSTWSDGAYSIEEMVNECRRLGYQYMAITDHSHYLKVANGLSPERVRQQITEIRRLNDKYEDILILAGIEMDILPDGTLDYDDELLNELDIVIASIHSSFSQPRETIMKRLTTALENAHVDIIAHPTGRLIGRREGYDVDMDMLIELAKKTNTALELNANPNRLDLSAKNIQKAQEAGVKLVINTDAHSTEHFAFMELGIKTAKKGWVLSKNVLNASSPKELLAFLNRNNDR